In the Marinomonas algicola genome, one interval contains:
- the antC gene encoding anthranilate 1,2-dioxygenase electron transfer component AntC, with the protein MNHRVALNFSDGNSVFFEAKHNELLLDAAFRNGVALPVDCREGVCSTCKGLCESGKYEQDYIDEDALSEEEIENRYILSCQTRVQSPASFYYDIDSGLYSNLKLTRFEARVSNIENVSDSSVNLHLTLSDQSVKLDYLAGQYAKIHIPDTDQKRSYSFATSSNNNGELQFLIRVLPQGIMSDYVKNRCQVGDTLTLDAPLGSFYLREVQHRLIMVAGGTGLSAFLSMLDELITATRFNPELKNVPVELFYCVSREADLCELSRLDAYKTLLPKFSYQLIISNPSRTFTGHKGRITDVLNAQDLQSSTFDIYVCGPPPMIEAVKTWLTEEGVNNGTLYFEKFVAST; encoded by the coding sequence ATGAATCATCGAGTTGCTTTAAACTTTAGTGACGGTAATAGCGTTTTTTTTGAAGCAAAACACAATGAATTATTGCTAGATGCGGCTTTTCGCAACGGCGTTGCCCTACCAGTAGATTGCCGAGAAGGGGTGTGCAGCACCTGTAAAGGTCTATGTGAATCTGGCAAATATGAACAAGATTATATCGATGAAGACGCGTTATCAGAAGAAGAGATTGAAAACCGTTATATCCTTTCTTGCCAAACACGCGTTCAGTCACCCGCTTCGTTTTATTATGATATAGACTCAGGTCTTTACTCTAACCTTAAATTAACCCGCTTTGAGGCTAGAGTGAGTAATATAGAAAACGTATCAGACAGCTCAGTTAATCTGCATTTAACCCTCTCAGACCAGAGCGTAAAATTGGATTACCTAGCAGGACAGTATGCCAAAATACACATTCCTGACACCGATCAAAAACGTTCTTACTCCTTTGCTACATCCAGTAATAATAATGGGGAGTTACAGTTTTTGATTCGCGTTCTCCCTCAAGGAATCATGAGTGATTATGTTAAAAATCGCTGCCAAGTGGGCGATACACTAACCTTAGACGCGCCGCTCGGATCTTTCTATCTGCGCGAGGTACAGCATCGCCTCATCATGGTGGCCGGTGGGACAGGTCTGTCTGCTTTTCTTTCCATGTTAGATGAACTGATTACGGCAACAAGATTCAACCCTGAGCTAAAAAACGTTCCGGTTGAATTATTTTATTGCGTTAGCCGTGAAGCGGACTTGTGCGAGTTAAGTAGACTGGATGCTTATAAAACCTTACTACCTAAATTCAGTTACCAGCTTATTATAAGTAATCCAAGCCGCACATTTACTGGACATAAAGGTCGAATAACCGATGTGTTAAATGCTCAAGACCTGCAATCTTCGACATTCGACATTTATGTTTGTGGACCCCCTCCTATGATAGAAGCGGTTAAAACATGGCTTACAGAGGAAGGCGTTAATAACGGAACATTGTATTTTGAGAAATTTGTTGCAAGCACTTAA